A portion of the Desulfovibrio sp. Huiquan2017 genome contains these proteins:
- a CDS encoding molybdopterin-dependent oxidoreductase yields the protein MAEKVAKAKLKTGFLALPTAIKAAAKRSEAVKKLLHSKNCVVQIELRDKSWGRWFAFQDGQVTSKSGVHAAPDGTLLFDSAREAVRLMTPFPDFDTRMQFIHMAKNFKTDSRGDDEALMFFSKLTAEIIDIQFSKIGTPMKDGSIRYVNNTNAGPVFVYVKDDKIIRITHIEFDETDADTWTIKAHGKSFTPPRKTTVTSYTSGLKSTIYSDKRLLYPMKRVDFDPNGERNPQNRGISGYERISWDEAAMIVADEIKRVKRVHGPGAIMNGSGSHHTWGNLGYWLSCRRRFFNIIGCTYVDHNPDSWEGWFWGAAHHWGNTIRNGAPDTYSTVEDLLKNAEMVVFWSSDPETTSGVYGAQEGTIRRMWAKELGIPCVHIDPFYNHTAALMGGKWLAPRPATGNALALAIAYVWITEDLYDKWFVENRTTGFDQWREYVLGKEDGIPKTPEWQEAESAIPAREVRALARQWGSKRTYLSCGGIQGFGSACRCATGVEWARSMVYLMAMQGIGKPGVNLGCLQQGTPVDTRFFFPGYSEGGLSGDLAGTGLMINMYQRMPQLVTMNTVKQSVPRLQIPEAILNGETTGYPTDPSTIRGQFFPIHYPSPGHSKVKLYWKYGGSHFGTMCQTNRYADMYRSPELECVVNQSIWMEGEAQFADIILPACTNFERWDIGETANCSGYIHHSFTQWNHRVMTMQHKCIEPLGESKSDYEIFATIAGKLGLGSYFTENSTELDWCKRLFDATDLPQVISWRKFLKKGYYVVPAPCEERRDPVSWNWFYEGRSKDVPEVNPLPADYAEKFREGLQTQSGKIEFVSTSLTQYDPNDPERPPMSKYIPAWEGHHSEDYKRFPLQLISPHNRYSFHTMQDGKDSWLNDIKDHRVEVNGWHYWIVRLNPVDAKARGIAHGDLVEAYNDRGSVILYAFLTERVPAGTVHSYESSAVYAPIGEPGKSPDRGGCVNILTPSRPIVKKSHSTASNSCLIEIRKWEE from the coding sequence ATGGCCGAGAAAGTGGCCAAGGCGAAATTGAAGACCGGGTTCCTGGCTCTGCCCACCGCGATCAAGGCGGCTGCAAAACGGAGCGAAGCGGTCAAAAAGCTCTTACATAGCAAGAACTGCGTGGTTCAGATCGAGCTGCGGGACAAGTCCTGGGGGCGCTGGTTCGCGTTCCAGGACGGGCAGGTTACTTCCAAGAGCGGCGTTCACGCCGCCCCCGACGGGACGCTGCTGTTCGACAGCGCCCGCGAGGCCGTGCGCCTGATGACCCCGTTCCCGGACTTCGACACTCGGATGCAGTTCATTCACATGGCCAAGAACTTCAAGACCGACTCGCGTGGCGACGACGAGGCGCTGATGTTCTTCTCCAAGCTGACGGCCGAGATCATCGACATTCAGTTTTCCAAGATCGGCACCCCGATGAAGGACGGCTCCATCCGGTATGTGAACAACACCAATGCGGGCCCTGTGTTCGTCTACGTGAAGGATGACAAGATTATCCGTATCACTCACATCGAATTTGATGAAACCGACGCCGACACCTGGACCATCAAGGCCCACGGCAAGAGCTTCACTCCGCCCCGCAAAACCACGGTGACGTCCTACACCTCGGGCCTGAAGTCCACCATCTACTCGGATAAGCGACTCCTCTACCCCATGAAGCGGGTGGACTTCGATCCCAACGGAGAGCGCAATCCCCAGAATCGCGGCATCTCCGGCTACGAGCGAATCTCCTGGGACGAGGCCGCGATGATCGTTGCCGACGAAATCAAGCGGGTCAAGAGGGTGCACGGCCCCGGAGCGATCATGAACGGCTCCGGCTCGCACCACACCTGGGGCAACCTGGGGTACTGGCTTTCCTGCCGCCGCCGCTTCTTCAACATTATCGGCTGCACCTATGTGGATCACAACCCCGACAGCTGGGAAGGCTGGTTTTGGGGCGCCGCCCACCACTGGGGCAACACCATCCGCAACGGTGCTCCTGATACGTATTCCACGGTGGAGGACCTGCTCAAGAACGCCGAGATGGTCGTGTTCTGGTCGAGCGACCCGGAGACCACCTCGGGCGTGTACGGCGCCCAGGAGGGCACCATCCGCCGCATGTGGGCCAAGGAGCTTGGTATTCCCTGCGTGCACATTGATCCGTTCTACAACCACACGGCCGCGCTGATGGGCGGCAAGTGGCTGGCGCCGCGTCCGGCCACCGGCAACGCCCTGGCCCTGGCCATCGCCTACGTCTGGATCACGGAAGACCTGTACGACAAGTGGTTCGTCGAGAACCGCACCACAGGCTTTGACCAGTGGCGTGAGTATGTGCTCGGCAAAGAGGACGGCATTCCCAAAACGCCCGAGTGGCAGGAGGCCGAGTCCGCCATCCCCGCGCGCGAGGTGCGTGCCCTTGCCCGTCAATGGGGCTCCAAGCGGACCTACCTTTCCTGCGGCGGCATTCAGGGCTTCGGCTCGGCCTGCCGTTGCGCCACCGGCGTGGAATGGGCGCGCAGCATGGTCTACCTCATGGCCATGCAGGGCATCGGCAAACCCGGCGTCAACCTGGGCTGCCTGCAGCAGGGCACCCCGGTGGACACCCGCTTCTTCTTTCCCGGCTACTCCGAGGGCGGCCTCTCCGGCGACCTGGCCGGCACCGGCCTGATGATCAACATGTACCAGCGCATGCCGCAGCTGGTCACCATGAACACGGTCAAACAGAGCGTGCCGCGCCTACAGATCCCCGAGGCCATCCTCAACGGCGAGACCACCGGATACCCGACCGACCCGTCCACCATTCGCGGTCAGTTCTTCCCGATCCACTACCCCTCGCCCGGACACTCCAAGGTCAAGCTGTACTGGAAGTACGGCGGATCCCACTTCGGCACTATGTGCCAGACCAACCGGTACGCCGACATGTACCGCAGCCCCGAGTTGGAGTGCGTCGTCAACCAGTCCATCTGGATGGAGGGCGAGGCGCAGTTCGCGGACATCATCCTGCCCGCGTGCACCAACTTCGAGCGTTGGGATATCGGCGAAACGGCCAACTGCAGCGGTTACATTCACCACAGCTTCACGCAGTGGAACCACCGTGTGATGACCATGCAGCATAAGTGCATCGAGCCGCTGGGCGAATCCAAGTCCGACTACGAGATCTTCGCCACCATCGCGGGCAAACTGGGCCTGGGAAGCTACTTCACCGAAAACAGCACCGAGTTGGATTGGTGCAAGCGTCTCTTCGACGCCACGGACCTGCCCCAGGTCATATCCTGGAGGAAGTTCCTCAAGAAGGGGTACTATGTGGTGCCCGCACCGTGCGAGGAACGTCGCGATCCGGTTTCCTGGAACTGGTTCTATGAAGGCCGCTCCAAGGATGTCCCGGAGGTAAACCCCTTGCCCGCCGATTATGCGGAGAAGTTCCGCGAAGGACTCCAGACCCAGTCCGGAAAGATCGAATTCGTTTCGACCAGCCTGACGCAGTACGACCCGAACGACCCCGAGCGGCCTCCCATGTCCAAGTACATTCCCGCCTGGGAAGGCCACCATTCCGAGGACTACAAGCGCTTCCCTTTGCAATTGATCTCGCCGCACAACCGGTACAGCTTCCATACCATGCAGGACGGCAAGGACTCGTGGCTCAACGACATCAAGGATCACCGCGTCGAGGTGAACGGCTGGCACTATTGGATCGTCCGCCTCAACCCCGTTGACGCCAAGGCGCGCGGCATCGCCCACGGCGATCTGGTGGAGGCCTACAACGACCGTGGATCGGTCATCCTGTACGCTTTCCTCACCGAGCGCGTCCCCGCGGGCACGGTGCATTCCTACGAATCGTCCGCTGTCTACGCTCCCATCGGCGAACCGGGCAAATCCCCGGATCGCGGCGGTTGCGTCAACATCCTCACGCCGAGCAGGCCCATCGTCAAGAAGTCCCACTCCACGGCCAGCAACTCGTGCCTCATAGAAATCCGTAAATGGGAAGAATAA
- a CDS encoding 4Fe-4S dicluster domain-containing protein, whose protein sequence is MSQSNNANTSRKWNLIVDVAKCENCNNCYMTLLDEYVGNRFPGYSEPCPRHGHHWIQLDTKERGSGSLMDVAYLFTTCNQCDNAPCMKAARDKAIYKRADGIVMIDPQKAKGQRDLVKACPYGHIWWNDELDLPQKWCWDAHLLDVDWKEPRPVSVCATGSLKAVKLSDPEMKDLAEREELQVLHPEYGTHPRIWYKNLFRYTQAHIAGSVARVADKVEDVVEGARVSLTRDGKEIDSCQTDMFGDFKFDAIEVDSGEYTLKILSDGREKALRVVMGASVNVGVILL, encoded by the coding sequence ATGTCACAATCCAATAACGCCAACACTTCGCGGAAGTGGAACCTCATTGTTGATGTCGCTAAATGCGAGAATTGCAACAACTGCTACATGACTCTGCTGGACGAGTATGTGGGCAACCGGTTTCCGGGCTACAGCGAGCCCTGTCCCCGGCACGGCCACCATTGGATCCAGCTGGACACCAAGGAGCGGGGCTCCGGCTCCCTCATGGACGTGGCCTACCTGTTCACCACCTGCAACCAGTGCGACAACGCCCCGTGCATGAAGGCGGCCAGGGACAAGGCCATCTACAAGCGCGCTGACGGCATCGTCATGATCGATCCCCAGAAGGCAAAGGGGCAGCGCGACCTCGTCAAGGCCTGTCCTTACGGCCACATTTGGTGGAACGACGAACTGGACCTGCCGCAGAAGTGGTGCTGGGACGCTCATCTGCTTGACGTGGACTGGAAGGAGCCCCGCCCCGTATCGGTTTGCGCCACCGGGAGCCTCAAGGCCGTCAAATTGAGCGACCCCGAAATGAAGGACCTCGCGGAAAGGGAGGAACTCCAGGTGCTGCATCCCGAGTACGGCACCCATCCCCGAATCTGGTACAAAAACCTCTTCCGCTACACGCAGGCCCATATTGCGGGCAGCGTGGCCCGGGTGGCCGACAAGGTCGAAGACGTTGTCGAGGGTGCCCGGGTTTCATTGACCCGCGACGGCAAGGAAATCGATTCCTGTCAGACCGACATGTTCGGCGACTTCAAGTTCGACGCCATCGAGGTGGATTCCGGCGAATATACGCTCAAGATCCTGAGTGACGGCCGGGAAAAGGCGTTGCGGGTCGTCATGGGCGCCAGCGTCAATGTGGGCGTCATTCTCCTATAA
- a CDS encoding FmdE family protein, translating to MNIGSYTFEEFKALARNFHGYAAPGLLIGGYMVAMAKRNLPKGTLFEAVVETTKCLPDAVQLLTLCSTGNNWMKVTNLGRYAVSLGDKYTGEGVRVGIDPSKLEDFPEIRDWFFKRKPKKDQNVARLEQEIERAGDTICRMESVTVKQRYLGHKPMDAIEVCPVCGEAYPRYDGPICRGCQGQAPYTSMHSLVADSMPAGLRVVPVAEAVGREAAHDMTRIEPGQFKGPEFKAGQRLSIGDVCRLQQMGRFHVAVRDPAAAAEASRQGTRHENEVAECFARAMAGPGVGYGLPPHEGKIDFAADRDGLLCVDALRMEQFNLVPEVMVASRHDGTVIRKGSRFAGTRAIPLFLPEERMRQALEVLGSEPLFSVLPLRRAKVGILVTGTEVFQGIIEDKFIPVITAKVGAYSCTVVKSTVVPDDLDMMRDAIADIRTAGADLLVTTGGLSVDPDDLTRQALLEYGLTNGLHGAPVLPGTMSVMGALPATDTGGRVQVLGVPACALYYKTTFLDIILPRLLAGREISRRELARMGEGGYCMACHTCTWPKCWFGK from the coding sequence ATGAATATTGGAAGTTATACGTTCGAAGAGTTCAAGGCTCTGGCCCGGAACTTCCATGGGTACGCGGCTCCCGGACTGCTTATCGGTGGATACATGGTTGCCATGGCCAAGCGGAATCTTCCGAAAGGGACACTCTTCGAGGCCGTCGTGGAAACGACCAAGTGTTTACCGGACGCCGTTCAGCTGCTGACGTTGTGCAGCACCGGCAACAATTGGATGAAAGTGACGAATCTGGGCAGATACGCTGTTTCTCTTGGCGACAAGTATACAGGCGAGGGCGTGCGCGTCGGCATCGATCCGTCGAAGCTGGAGGACTTTCCCGAGATCCGGGATTGGTTCTTTAAGCGCAAGCCCAAGAAGGACCAGAACGTCGCCCGCCTGGAGCAGGAGATCGAACGGGCCGGAGACACCATCTGCCGGATGGAGTCGGTGACGGTCAAACAGCGATACCTGGGCCACAAGCCCATGGACGCCATCGAGGTCTGCCCGGTTTGCGGCGAGGCCTACCCCCGGTACGACGGTCCCATCTGCCGGGGTTGCCAGGGGCAGGCCCCCTATACCTCAATGCACTCCCTGGTGGCCGACAGCATGCCTGCGGGCTTGCGCGTGGTCCCGGTGGCCGAGGCCGTGGGGCGGGAGGCCGCCCACGACATGACGCGCATCGAACCCGGCCAGTTCAAGGGGCCGGAGTTCAAGGCGGGCCAGCGTCTCTCCATCGGCGATGTCTGCCGCCTGCAGCAGATGGGGCGCTTCCATGTGGCGGTGCGCGACCCCGCGGCCGCGGCGGAGGCCTCCCGACAGGGAACCCGGCACGAGAACGAGGTGGCCGAGTGTTTCGCCCGGGCTATGGCCGGCCCCGGTGTCGGCTACGGGTTGCCCCCTCACGAGGGCAAGATCGACTTCGCCGCCGACCGCGACGGTCTGCTCTGCGTGGATGCCCTGCGCATGGAGCAGTTCAACCTGGTGCCCGAAGTCATGGTCGCTTCGCGCCATGACGGGACAGTTATCAGAAAGGGCAGCCGGTTCGCCGGAACCCGGGCCATCCCGCTTTTCCTGCCTGAAGAGCGGATGCGGCAGGCCCTTGAGGTCCTCGGCAGTGAACCGCTGTTTAGCGTGCTGCCGCTCAGGCGGGCCAAGGTCGGCATCCTGGTGACCGGCACCGAGGTCTTCCAGGGGATCATCGAGGACAAGTTCATTCCGGTGATCACCGCCAAGGTCGGTGCCTATTCCTGCACCGTGGTCAAGAGCACCGTGGTGCCGGACGACCTGGACATGATGCGCGACGCCATCGCGGACATCCGCACGGCCGGGGCCGACCTTCTGGTCACCACCGGCGGCCTGTCTGTTGATCCTGACGATCTGACCCGGCAGGCGTTGCTGGAATACGGCCTCACCAATGGCTTACACGGTGCGCCCGTGCTCCCGGGAACCATGAGCGTAATGGGCGCCCTGCCCGCCACGGACACCGGCGGCAGGGTACAGGTGCTGGGCGTGCCCGCCTGCGCCCTGTACTACAAGACCACGTTCCTGGACATCATCCTGCCCCGGCTTCTGGCCGGACGGGAAATCTCCCGCAGGGAACTGGCCCGTATGGGTGAAGGCGGCTACTGCATGGCCTGCCACACCTGCACTTGGCCCAAATGCTGGTTTGGAAAATAG
- a CDS encoding MFS transporter: MSNVAKGPDSPYAWWMLAVVFFVGIAAPINQFKVPPMMQQLCTSLDISLATAGWLMSVFSLVAIFLALPAGFIIRKIGIRTAGTIAMLSFVVGSAMGVYATSPAMMLGGRVVEGLGMCLIAIVGPAAISYWFTPAKLGTAMGLWGAWVPLGLVIMFNVAPQIGAGDWRPVWWVSTGYAVFALILFVTCYRMPKGADCKDKGREPTLQSIFAKLKVRDIWLLAFAFLAQNVCQITINSFMPTFMGTHLGMSPTKAGFTASLLMLISIVSGALAGVWSDKINSRKKPTLIALIALALLMLCPFSLPVEYMTAYMLTLGVFIGIIPTCVFAAGPEIMGNPEDASIGLSVVAVGQNLGMFFGPGIYGMFIENYGWATAGYLIIPVLVLGIIATLMMRIR, translated from the coding sequence ATGAGCAACGTAGCGAAAGGCCCTGATTCTCCGTACGCATGGTGGATGCTGGCGGTCGTGTTCTTCGTCGGTATCGCGGCCCCCATCAACCAGTTCAAGGTCCCCCCCATGATGCAGCAACTCTGCACAAGCCTGGATATTTCTCTGGCCACGGCGGGCTGGCTCATGTCGGTCTTTTCCCTGGTGGCCATCTTTCTGGCCCTGCCCGCCGGATTCATCATCCGCAAGATCGGCATCCGTACGGCGGGGACCATCGCCATGCTTTCCTTCGTGGTGGGCTCGGCCATGGGCGTTTACGCCACGTCGCCGGCCATGATGCTCGGCGGCCGCGTGGTCGAAGGTCTCGGCATGTGCCTCATCGCCATCGTCGGACCGGCGGCCATCTCCTACTGGTTCACCCCGGCCAAGCTCGGCACGGCCATGGGGCTCTGGGGAGCCTGGGTTCCCCTCGGCCTGGTCATCATGTTCAACGTCGCCCCGCAGATCGGCGCCGGTGACTGGCGCCCGGTGTGGTGGGTCAGCACGGGCTACGCCGTCTTCGCCTTGATTCTTTTCGTGACCTGCTACCGCATGCCCAAGGGCGCGGACTGCAAGGACAAGGGCCGCGAGCCGACCCTGCAGTCCATCTTCGCGAAGCTGAAGGTGCGGGACATCTGGCTGCTGGCCTTCGCTTTTCTCGCCCAAAACGTCTGTCAGATCACCATCAACTCCTTCATGCCTACGTTCATGGGAACGCACCTGGGAATGAGCCCGACCAAGGCGGGTTTTACCGCCAGCCTGCTGATGCTCATCAGCATCGTTTCCGGCGCTCTGGCCGGTGTCTGGTCGGACAAGATCAACTCCCGCAAGAAGCCCACGCTGATTGCCTTGATCGCGCTGGCCCTGCTTATGCTCTGTCCCTTCTCGTTGCCCGTCGAATACATGACGGCCTACATGCTGACCCTCGGCGTGTTCATCGGCATCATCCCGACCTGCGTCTTTGCCGCCGGTCCCGAAATCATGGGTAATCCCGAAGACGCGAGCATCGGCCTGAGCGTTGTTGCCGTGGGCCAGAATCTGGGCATGTTCTTCGGCCCCGGCATCTACGGCATGTTCATTGAAAATTATGGATGGGCCACCGCCGGCTACCTGATCATTCCCGTCCTCGTGCTGGGCATCATCGCCACGCTCATGATGCGCATTAGATAG